In one Pseudomonas tensinigenes genomic region, the following are encoded:
- a CDS encoding GNAT family N-acetyltransferase has protein sequence MDVLRRLCGHIRRKGLRATLAKIRRMYIFAHQELLWMERDLVSPVPPHSLKPYPPLRMLKITESNASAFTRYFGNRVGVMAELASDGHTGHMHIDDNGDAVAFIWGTPRDYFDRHYYRCRFPVKPGEFFEFGGELTRAYWGTELSVDLQLRLWEAMALKGCRKVVDVCDSSNVPALKLHLRMGYTEQQRIMNIYTLFGRWRFYRETRYSGSRLAALGKTSRPSVTATAA, from the coding sequence ATGGATGTATTGCGAAGACTGTGCGGACATATCCGTCGTAAAGGCCTGCGAGCGACCTTGGCGAAGATCCGCAGAATGTACATTTTTGCCCATCAGGAACTGCTGTGGATGGAGCGCGATCTGGTCAGCCCAGTGCCGCCACACAGCCTCAAACCCTACCCGCCACTGCGCATGCTGAAGATCACCGAAAGCAACGCCAGCGCCTTTACTCGCTACTTCGGCAACCGCGTCGGCGTCATGGCCGAGCTGGCCAGTGACGGTCACACCGGGCATATGCATATCGACGACAACGGCGATGCCGTGGCGTTTATCTGGGGCACACCACGCGACTATTTCGATCGGCATTACTACCGTTGCCGGTTCCCGGTTAAACCCGGAGAGTTTTTCGAGTTCGGCGGCGAACTGACCCGTGCCTACTGGGGCACCGAATTGTCGGTAGATCTGCAACTGCGCCTGTGGGAAGCCATGGCCTTGAAAGGCTGCCGCAAAGTGGTCGATGTCTGTGACTCGAGCAACGTCCCGGCGCTCAAGCTGCACCTGCGCATGGGCTATACCGAACAACAGCGGATCATGAATATCTACACGCTGTTCGGCCGCTGGCGCTTCTATCGCGAAACCCGCTACAGCGGCTCGCGTCTGGCGGCGCTGGGTAAAACTTCCCGTCCATCTGTCACAGCAACGGCGGCCTGA
- a CDS encoding oligosaccharide flippase family protein has protein sequence MSRGSYLKHLALSMGTKLAMIALRLLRNVLLARILGPSERGLFALLSTLPDLISAATSGGLNSAVGYQAANQRPMGLLLAQVLVFGCLLAGLLTLLVVALAREFGSELDVTMQLGLLAWLLLLAVPLTVLKSGLLTLHNASGGVVAFNVLRLIESLAPLLLFVALFWMWKEAALEAALISWLAGISLVVLVGWMWLKRAQPLQLQWDRASQNELLRFSARSHPDLLFQQIILRSDYLFIGALLGSTALGHYAMASAAAELLLIVPEAVTTPLMKRLLQQDKGMDKVTPLALRLTATVMLGACLTMAVIGEWLIVTLFGAAYQPAYPALLALLPGLLGLCYASILRLDLIGKDRPGTVSLLMGIGALLNLALNLLLIPAYGIVGAAAASSIAYLAVTVAMLVLYCRLSNVPFWQTLIILPSDITPMWLMLQRRKTA, from the coding sequence ATGAGTCGCGGCAGCTACCTCAAGCACCTGGCCCTGAGCATGGGCACCAAACTGGCGATGATTGCCTTGCGCCTGCTGCGCAATGTGTTGCTGGCGCGGATTCTCGGCCCGAGTGAACGCGGTTTGTTCGCCCTGCTCAGCACTCTGCCGGATCTGATCAGCGCGGCGACCAGCGGCGGTTTGAATTCGGCAGTCGGTTATCAAGCGGCCAATCAGCGGCCGATGGGCTTGTTGCTTGCTCAGGTGTTGGTGTTCGGCTGTCTTCTGGCCGGGCTGCTGACCTTGCTGGTGGTCGCGCTGGCCCGTGAGTTCGGCAGCGAACTCGATGTGACGATGCAACTGGGTCTGCTGGCGTGGCTGTTGCTGCTGGCGGTGCCGTTGACCGTGCTCAAAAGCGGTCTGCTGACCTTGCACAACGCATCGGGTGGCGTGGTTGCCTTCAATGTTCTGCGGCTGATCGAATCCCTCGCGCCGCTGCTGTTGTTTGTTGCGCTGTTCTGGATGTGGAAAGAGGCAGCACTCGAAGCCGCGCTGATCAGTTGGCTGGCCGGCATCAGCCTGGTGGTGCTGGTCGGCTGGATGTGGCTCAAACGCGCACAACCGCTGCAACTGCAATGGGACCGTGCGAGCCAGAACGAGCTGCTGCGCTTCAGTGCGCGCAGCCATCCGGATCTGCTGTTTCAACAGATCATTCTGCGCTCCGACTACTTGTTTATCGGCGCCCTGCTGGGCAGTACCGCGCTCGGCCACTACGCCATGGCCAGCGCCGCCGCCGAACTGCTGTTGATCGTTCCCGAAGCGGTGACCACGCCGCTGATGAAGCGACTGCTGCAACAGGACAAAGGCATGGACAAGGTCACTCCGCTGGCCCTACGCCTGACCGCCACGGTGATGCTCGGCGCCTGCCTGACCATGGCAGTGATCGGCGAATGGCTGATCGTCACCCTGTTCGGCGCGGCGTATCAACCGGCGTATCCGGCGCTGCTCGCGTTGCTGCCCGGCCTGCTGGGCCTGTGCTATGCGAGCATTCTGCGCCTGGATCTGATTGGCAAGGATCGCCCCGGCACGGTGTCGTTGCTGATGGGCATCGGCGCGCTGCTCAACCTGGCGCTGAATCTGCTGTTGATTCCTGCCTACGGCATTGTCGGAGCAGCGGCGGCTTCATCAATCGCCTATCTGGCGGTGACGGTGGCGATGCTGGTGCTTTATTGCCGCTTGAGCAACGTGCCGTTCTGGCAAACCTTGATCATCCTGCCCAGCGACATCACCCCGATGTGGTTGATGCTGCAACGTCGGAAGACAGCATGA
- a CDS encoding glycosyltransferase codes for MAEFIFCLCLLLPAYAYIGYPLLLTLLAPLFPAWRHAPAPPLNVSIVIAAHNEARHIEHKLRTLLAQDYQPATLQIILASDGSSDDTVACAHKVIDPRITVLDLPRQGKAATLNAGVAVSSGDILVFTDADNQWSRDTLGHLLAPLSDPQVGACAGHMVIPVTGGGLSIGDSLYRHYEGWLRRVENRTGCMVSADGALLALRRELFQNVPAEVNDDFFISTCAPVAHKRIVYVPQAQVIDQGVDEAGKQWRRRQRVTVGGLQSLAQRSALLNPFKYGLYSIALISHKLIRRLAPILLLPLLLSNFWLWNEHGFYRLSLVAQLLGYAVAIAGLLDSQHRLPKPFRLAAFLLVTLAGMSVGLWQFLRGQRYAQWNPDQNR; via the coding sequence GTGGCTGAATTCATTTTTTGCCTGTGCCTGCTGCTGCCGGCGTACGCCTACATCGGCTATCCGCTGCTGCTGACCTTGCTGGCGCCACTGTTCCCGGCCTGGCGGCACGCGCCGGCACCGCCGCTGAACGTCAGCATCGTCATCGCCGCGCACAACGAGGCGCGACACATCGAGCACAAGTTGCGCACCCTGCTGGCCCAGGATTATCAGCCCGCCACGCTGCAGATCATTCTCGCCAGCGACGGCTCGAGCGATGACACCGTGGCCTGCGCGCACAAAGTGATCGATCCGCGCATCACCGTCCTCGACCTGCCGCGCCAGGGCAAAGCCGCCACACTGAATGCCGGCGTCGCCGTGAGCAGCGGCGACATTCTGGTGTTCACCGACGCCGACAACCAATGGTCGCGCGACACCCTCGGCCATTTGCTCGCACCGTTGAGCGATCCGCAGGTCGGTGCCTGCGCCGGGCATATGGTGATCCCAGTCACCGGTGGCGGCCTGAGTATTGGCGACAGCCTCTATCGGCATTACGAAGGCTGGTTGCGCCGGGTCGAGAATCGCACCGGCTGCATGGTCTCCGCCGACGGCGCCCTGCTCGCCTTGCGCCGCGAGCTGTTCCAGAACGTACCGGCCGAGGTCAACGACGACTTCTTCATCAGTACCTGCGCGCCGGTCGCGCACAAACGCATCGTTTACGTCCCCCAGGCGCAAGTGATCGACCAGGGCGTCGACGAAGCGGGCAAGCAATGGCGCCGCCGCCAGCGGGTCACCGTCGGTGGTTTGCAAAGCCTGGCGCAACGCAGCGCCCTGCTGAATCCGTTCAAGTACGGCCTGTATTCCATCGCCTTGATCAGCCACAAACTGATCCGCCGCCTCGCGCCGATTCTCTTGCTGCCGCTGCTGCTGAGCAATTTCTGGCTGTGGAACGAACACGGTTTTTATCGCCTGAGTCTGGTTGCGCAATTGCTCGGTTACGCAGTGGCCATCGCCGGCCTGCTGGATTCGCAACACCGTTTGCCGAAGCCGTTCCGCCTCGCGGCGTTCCTGCTGGTGACGCTGGCCGGCATGAGCGTCGGTCTGTGGCAGTTCCTGCGCGGGCAACGTTACGCACAGTGGAATCCTGACCAGAATCGTTGA
- a CDS encoding GNAT family N-acetyltransferase, whose protein sequence is MVMRFEWRTSLCAADFPATAYEALRLRVADHTPFNNLGWLCAAEQALDEDQRLHILFGWEAEQLLLCLPLVASRERFAGVPFRVLHHLGYPMADRLALLSLLGSEDMHKALVLIRKHLPHALLQLNELSEPAGEESALTEWMARSSTAERRLSCRVPVHLISDADHQEISGDPRYKLRRARKRIAACDAQVRRITPDALSMPTILEALQEVEAVSWKGDEGVGIFATERSCRWMQSAFTALADQGLVRVVTLELNGRCISYRLGLLEQGRLYDYNLAFLPQYADLGSGRVLLEEWIRWGLDEHWRWIDASRVSLENSSHQLHERMTGQLEHWRWSFYSWRPSGLLLGLGLRLWHHVKPALQKWRAPRAGHSTAANTSEIQPATPSNTPGLSPRRAS, encoded by the coding sequence ATGGTGATGCGATTCGAATGGCGCACGTCCCTGTGCGCTGCCGACTTCCCGGCGACAGCCTACGAAGCACTGCGCCTGCGCGTGGCCGACCACACGCCGTTCAACAATCTTGGCTGGTTGTGCGCGGCAGAGCAGGCCTTGGACGAGGATCAGCGCCTGCACATTCTGTTCGGCTGGGAAGCCGAGCAATTGCTGCTGTGCCTGCCACTGGTGGCCAGCCGTGAACGCTTCGCTGGCGTACCGTTTCGCGTTCTGCATCACTTGGGTTATCCAATGGCCGATCGCCTGGCCCTGCTGTCGTTGCTCGGCAGCGAAGACATGCACAAGGCGCTGGTGCTGATCCGCAAACATCTGCCCCATGCGCTGCTGCAACTCAATGAACTGTCGGAACCTGCCGGTGAAGAAAGTGCGCTCACCGAATGGATGGCGCGCAGTTCCACGGCTGAACGGCGCCTGAGTTGCCGAGTGCCGGTGCATCTGATCAGCGACGCCGATCATCAGGAGATCTCCGGCGACCCGCGCTACAAGCTGCGTCGGGCGCGCAAACGGATTGCCGCATGCGATGCGCAAGTGCGACGAATCACCCCCGATGCGCTGTCGATGCCTACGATTTTGGAAGCGCTGCAGGAAGTCGAGGCGGTCAGTTGGAAAGGTGACGAAGGCGTCGGGATTTTCGCCACCGAACGCAGTTGTCGGTGGATGCAAAGCGCCTTCACCGCCCTCGCCGACCAAGGCCTGGTGCGGGTGGTGACGCTGGAGCTGAACGGCCGCTGCATCAGCTATCGCCTCGGCCTGCTCGAACAGGGCCGGCTCTACGATTACAACCTGGCATTTTTGCCGCAATACGCCGACCTCGGTAGCGGCCGGGTGTTGCTGGAGGAATGGATTCGTTGGGGGCTGGATGAGCACTGGCGCTGGATCGATGCGTCTCGGGTCAGCCTGGAAAACTCCAGCCATCAACTGCACGAACGCATGACCGGGCAACTGGAACACTGGCGCTGGAGTTTCTACTCATGGCGCCCGAGCGGTCTGCTGCTGGGCCTGGGGTTACGCCTTTGGCACCACGTCAAACCGGCCCTGCAAAAATGGCGCGCACCGCGTGCCGGCCACTCGACGGCGGCGAACACATCCGAAATTCAACCGGCAACACCATCCAACACACCTGGGCTATCGCCTCGGAGGGCATCATGA
- a CDS encoding O-antigen ligase family protein, with protein sequence MIFPLSIVSLLALVCMALLVSPYPYLAPGAVLGLLGFTVLYRKPSWGLLGIAALVPFEGFFKDSALSGSKLIGASLALILALQLALHQIPSQRLRSNLWRYLIGFMALYLLSLLATDNMGMSQSHLRELSVGLILFVITLLVGRELNLDLFARLVTLSVSATCAMAMFSSRFQDKGRAAGLLEDPNAFALLIAFAVPLGLLLVIRSPNLLHRLFWAGCCLLLLGGMTKTESRSGLVVLALSLAIGVWHYRQHLNRIRPRHFGFAMLGAAIVLPLAIYAMPAGYLARIQSLSILSAGAKAQDESLGRRASYIVVGSQIIREHPLLGSGPGTFPLHYATTGYAKAFSANRKIGDLYRRAHNTYLEIFSELGIPAGLLFVGMLVQGFYNLIRARREWLQRREWQHADLMTHLGMSFLSLTLFLMFLSAPNLKYLWIMLALTWVLRLKAEQAPLTEARA encoded by the coding sequence ATGATTTTCCCGCTCTCGATCGTCAGCCTGCTGGCACTGGTCTGCATGGCTTTGCTGGTCAGTCCTTATCCGTATCTGGCGCCGGGGGCGGTGTTGGGGCTGCTGGGTTTCACGGTGCTGTACCGCAAACCGTCGTGGGGCCTGCTGGGCATTGCCGCGCTGGTACCGTTTGAAGGGTTCTTCAAGGACAGCGCGTTATCCGGGAGCAAATTGATCGGTGCTTCGCTGGCGCTGATCCTGGCGTTGCAACTGGCATTGCATCAGATTCCATCGCAGCGCCTGCGCAGCAATCTGTGGCGCTACCTGATCGGTTTCATGGCGCTGTACCTGCTGAGCCTGCTCGCCACCGACAACATGGGCATGTCACAGAGTCATCTGCGTGAACTGAGCGTGGGCCTGATTCTTTTCGTGATCACCTTGTTGGTCGGCCGCGAGCTGAACCTCGATCTGTTCGCCCGGCTGGTCACGCTCAGCGTCAGCGCGACCTGCGCAATGGCGATGTTTTCCAGCCGATTCCAGGACAAGGGCCGCGCCGCCGGCCTGCTCGAAGACCCGAATGCCTTTGCTCTGCTGATCGCCTTCGCCGTGCCGCTGGGCCTGCTGCTGGTGATTCGCAGCCCGAACCTGCTGCACCGTCTGTTCTGGGCGGGCTGCTGCCTTTTGCTGCTCGGCGGCATGACCAAAACGGAGTCGCGCTCAGGGCTGGTGGTACTGGCCTTGAGTCTGGCGATCGGGGTCTGGCATTACCGCCAGCACCTCAACCGCATCCGTCCCCGGCATTTCGGCTTTGCCATGCTCGGTGCCGCCATCGTGCTGCCATTGGCGATTTATGCGATGCCTGCCGGTTACCTGGCGCGCATCCAGTCGCTGAGTATCTTGAGCGCCGGGGCCAAGGCTCAGGATGAATCCCTCGGCCGTCGCGCCTCGTACATTGTCGTCGGCAGCCAGATCATCCGCGAGCATCCGCTGCTCGGCTCCGGCCCCGGGACCTTCCCGTTGCACTATGCGACCACCGGTTATGCCAAGGCATTCTCGGCCAACCGCAAGATCGGCGACCTGTATCGCCGGGCGCACAACACTTATCTGGAGATCTTCAGCGAATTGGGGATTCCCGCCGGCCTGCTGTTTGTCGGCATGCTCGTGCAGGGTTTCTACAACCTGATCCGCGCACGACGCGAATGGCTGCAACGGCGCGAGTGGCAGCACGCCGACCTGATGACCCATCTGGGCATGAGTTTCCTGTCGTTGACGTTGTTTCTGATGTTTCTCAGCGCGCCGAACCTGAAGTACCTGTGGATCATGCTTGCACTGACCTGGGTGTTGCGCCTGAAAGCTGAACAAGCGCCGCTGACGGAGGCCAGAGCATGA
- a CDS encoding N-acetyltransferase translates to MSVIENLLLRIKQKGLRRTLGALWKRYVFAHRELLWMERDLVTPIAPNKLRPCEGLRRVDITEDNAKAFGKYFGDRVETMAELAAEGHTGHMHLDQDGHTVGFVWASTRDYYDRHFYRCTFPVKPGEYFQFGAEITRQYFGSSLTVDAQTALWQVMSARGFKKVVDICDNANVQALKMHIRLGYQEQGHITHVYDLLGHWRFFRESNYSNSRLEALRKPERPAVTVAAQA, encoded by the coding sequence ATGAGCGTCATCGAAAATCTGCTTCTGCGCATCAAACAAAAAGGCCTGCGCCGCACCCTTGGCGCGCTGTGGAAACGTTACGTGTTCGCTCACCGTGAACTGCTGTGGATGGAGCGCGACCTGGTCACACCGATTGCCCCGAACAAACTGCGCCCCTGTGAAGGCTTGCGCAGAGTCGACATCACCGAGGACAACGCCAAGGCGTTCGGCAAGTACTTTGGTGACCGCGTGGAGACCATGGCCGAATTGGCCGCTGAAGGGCATACGGGGCATATGCACTTGGACCAGGACGGTCACACCGTCGGGTTTGTCTGGGCCAGCACTCGCGACTATTACGACCGCCACTTCTACCGCTGCACGTTCCCGGTCAAGCCCGGTGAATACTTTCAGTTCGGTGCCGAAATTACCCGGCAGTATTTCGGCAGTAGCTTGACCGTCGATGCACAGACCGCACTCTGGCAAGTCATGTCTGCCCGAGGCTTTAAAAAAGTGGTGGATATCTGCGACAACGCCAATGTACAGGCGCTGAAGATGCATATTCGCCTGGGCTATCAGGAACAAGGGCATATCACCCATGTTTACGACCTGCTCGGGCACTGGCGTTTCTTCCGCGAATCGAACTACAGCAACTCGAGACTGGAGGCGCTGCGCAAGCCGGAAAGACCGGCAGTGACGGTGGCGGCGCAGGCTTGA
- a CDS encoding glycosyltransferase family 4 protein, which yields MNAASTPCVALPIIHLLSSGGFYGAERMLLDHCLATPGQHQVLFLDAPPELIERFRQAGVDARSCAGLGGLLRHLHQRRGDKPLLNTHNFKGLLFGWVGATMSSLPLVVTQHGFTPRSRKQKFYTWLSLQLCRTASVKRVVCVAQSIAVLHRQAGVRAEKLQVIANGLPAAPALPPALERQRWLVGYVGRLSSEKGPDLFLDALIALCHQHPQLDAVMLGDGPEREALQARIDAAGLPQRIRLPGYQTAMQGWWQQLDALVISSRTEGTPMILLEAMQAGVPVVAFAVGGIPDVLQDRHNGLLAAPTDTAALARQLDTLLAEPQLAAQLRDNARRTQQERYDLKALAERWSQLYIHTAREARA from the coding sequence TTGAACGCGGCGTCCACCCCGTGCGTCGCCCTGCCGATCATTCATTTGCTCAGCAGCGGCGGCTTCTACGGCGCCGAGCGGATGTTGCTCGATCATTGCCTGGCGACGCCGGGACAGCATCAAGTGCTGTTCCTTGACGCGCCACCAGAGCTGATCGAGCGCTTTCGCCAGGCCGGGGTGGACGCTCGCAGCTGTGCCGGGCTCGGCGGACTGCTGCGGCACTTGCATCAGCGCCGTGGTGACAAGCCGTTGCTCAACACGCACAACTTCAAAGGGCTACTGTTCGGCTGGGTCGGCGCCACTATGTCGAGCCTGCCGCTGGTGGTCACTCAGCACGGTTTCACCCCGCGCAGTCGCAAGCAGAAGTTCTACACCTGGCTAAGCCTGCAATTGTGCCGCACGGCCTCGGTGAAGCGGGTGGTCTGCGTCGCGCAAAGCATCGCTGTGCTGCACCGTCAGGCTGGCGTCCGTGCCGAGAAGTTGCAGGTGATTGCCAACGGTTTGCCAGCGGCGCCAGCGCTGCCACCGGCGCTGGAACGACAACGCTGGCTGGTCGGTTACGTCGGCCGGTTGAGCAGCGAGAAAGGCCCGGATCTGTTTCTCGATGCGCTGATTGCGTTGTGTCACCAGCATCCGCAACTGGACGCCGTGATGCTCGGTGACGGTCCGGAACGTGAGGCCTTGCAGGCGCGTATCGACGCTGCCGGTTTACCACAGCGGATTCGCTTGCCGGGCTATCAGACGGCAATGCAAGGCTGGTGGCAGCAACTCGATGCGCTGGTGATCAGCTCGCGCACCGAGGGTACGCCGATGATTCTGCTCGAAGCGATGCAGGCCGGTGTGCCGGTGGTGGCGTTCGCGGTCGGTGGCATTCCCGATGTCTTGCAGGACCGTCACAACGGCCTGCTCGCCGCACCGACCGACACCGCCGCCCTCGCCCGTCAGCTCGACACGTTGCTGGCCGAACCGCAGCTGGCCGCCCAACTACGCGACAACGCCAGACGCACACAACAGGAACGCTACGACCTCAAGGCTTTGGCTGAACGCTGGTCGCAGCTGTACATCCACACGGCACGGGAGGCACGCGCATGA
- a CDS encoding class I SAM-dependent methyltransferase, whose translation MEVPNNKTAIDSNRKAWNDSARHHQDSPDWQALLSEVGQVDFSCLDETLSGLLEVDGKDVIQLGCNNGRESLSLFALGARSVVGVDQSAAFLEQARQLNKRSPHNAEFIETDIHHLPASLQNRFDVALITIGVLNWMPDIGEFFRHVASTLKPGGKLVIYETHPFLEMVDPDAEDPYRLASSYFRAEPFVQEEPIVYVGKVEQQSAKSYWFVHTLGAIFSGAIAAGLNIAHFKEYAHSNREEVYDRYLNREAQMPMCFTLIATKT comes from the coding sequence ATGGAAGTGCCCAACAATAAAACCGCCATCGACAGCAATCGAAAGGCGTGGAACGATTCCGCCCGCCATCACCAGGATTCGCCTGACTGGCAGGCTTTGCTCAGTGAGGTTGGACAGGTGGATTTCTCCTGCCTTGATGAGACCCTGAGCGGGTTGCTGGAGGTCGACGGCAAAGATGTGATTCAACTGGGTTGCAACAATGGCCGCGAGAGTCTGTCGTTGTTTGCCCTCGGTGCACGCAGCGTGGTCGGTGTCGATCAATCGGCGGCGTTTCTCGAACAGGCGCGTCAGCTGAACAAGCGTTCACCGCACAACGCCGAGTTCATCGAAACCGATATCCATCATTTGCCAGCGTCATTGCAGAACCGCTTCGATGTGGCGCTGATCACCATCGGTGTTCTCAACTGGATGCCGGACATCGGCGAGTTCTTCCGCCACGTCGCTTCAACGCTGAAGCCGGGTGGCAAACTGGTGATCTATGAAACCCATCCATTTCTGGAGATGGTCGATCCCGACGCAGAGGATCCTTACCGCCTCGCCAGTTCCTACTTCCGCGCCGAGCCGTTTGTGCAGGAAGAACCGATTGTCTACGTCGGCAAGGTTGAGCAGCAGTCGGCAAAGTCGTATTGGTTTGTGCACACGCTGGGGGCGATTTTCAGTGGTGCCATTGCGGCGGGGCTGAACATTGCGCACTTCAAGGAGTATGCGCATTCGAATCGGGAAGAGGTCTATGACCGGTATCTGAATCGAGAGGCGCAGATGCCGATGTGTTTTACCCTGATCGCTACCAAGACCTGA
- a CDS encoding polysaccharide deacetylase family protein — protein sequence MAIKQLLKRTSGWLYLNSSVGRNQLHGAGVILMLHRVLANDRAANLPHRNELCVGPKAFEHLLLWLRRHFDCVPLMEILQPNSLRSERPRVALTFDDGWRDNAVNAFPLLQKHQVPASIFLSTDFIGSRQRFWWESLGETLWGSHGEKARMHLIECLQFMHHPLPVLLDDIDVDRRSLALLHFLQGLKTLDPQELEKLTDECPAESQPQALDWHQVRALEASGLVRFGPHGASHAILTGLDDQRLNEEISRSRDALYNGCNRPLPVYCYPNGDNDERVREQIANHDYPFALGTGTGIYRGEGDPLNLPRFGVSQRIACNPALLSWRIYRGARP from the coding sequence ATGGCGATCAAACAACTGCTAAAACGCACCAGCGGCTGGCTCTATCTCAACTCGTCTGTGGGGCGCAACCAGTTGCACGGTGCCGGGGTCATTCTGATGCTGCATCGGGTGTTGGCCAACGACCGTGCCGCCAACCTGCCGCACCGCAATGAACTGTGCGTCGGGCCCAAGGCCTTCGAGCATTTACTGCTGTGGCTGCGTCGGCATTTCGATTGCGTGCCGCTGATGGAAATCCTCCAGCCCAATTCGCTGCGCAGCGAGCGCCCACGGGTGGCGCTGACCTTTGATGACGGCTGGCGCGACAACGCCGTCAACGCCTTCCCGCTGCTGCAGAAACATCAGGTACCGGCGAGCATTTTCCTCTCCACCGATTTCATCGGCAGCCGTCAGCGTTTCTGGTGGGAAAGCCTTGGCGAAACCCTGTGGGGCAGCCACGGGGAAAAAGCGCGGATGCACTTGATCGAGTGCCTGCAGTTCATGCATCACCCATTGCCGGTACTGCTCGATGACATCGATGTCGACCGCCGCAGCCTGGCGCTGCTGCATTTCCTCCAAGGGTTGAAGACGCTTGACCCGCAGGAACTGGAAAAACTCACCGATGAGTGCCCAGCCGAATCACAGCCGCAAGCGCTGGACTGGCATCAAGTGCGCGCGCTGGAGGCTTCCGGTCTGGTGCGCTTTGGCCCGCACGGTGCCAGCCACGCCATCCTCACCGGCCTGGATGATCAGCGCCTGAACGAAGAAATCAGCCGCAGCCGTGATGCCTTGTACAACGGCTGCAACCGCCCACTGCCGGTATATTGCTACCCCAACGGCGACAACGATGAACGCGTGCGCGAGCAGATCGCCAATCACGATTATCCGTTTGCCCTCGGCACCGGCACCGGCATTTATCGCGGCGAAGGCGACCCGCTGAACCTGCCGCGCTTCGGCGTCAGTCAGCGCATCGCGTGCAATCCGGCGTTGTTGTCGTGGCGCATTTATCGCGGGGCACGGCCATGA
- a CDS encoding glycosyltransferase, which produces MSRISIVIPMYNEARHIGRTLLAARKAANAADIDCELIVVDNGSTDDGPQIARAFGAQVLVLPGLLIGALRNRGATVASGEWLAFIDADIEMPEDWLSELFALEAQNQGDIFGLDLHTPAAAPWYATAWQRRMLRPSTHASRTVDWLPSANLLMRKRWFDVVGGFNETLRTGEDKEYTLRLSTQGARLLSTSNSIALHWGYEMNWREWMGKELWRQGSHLQLLRTHGMSLRLLRFPLLSLLVWMTDFLLIVALLAGLAQLAVILLVLTLLPSLALSVRQSIKHHNARLTLQLWGLHWLRLHLPSAALVLSLCHWNARRPARG; this is translated from the coding sequence ATGAGCCGGATAAGCATCGTCATTCCGATGTACAACGAGGCACGGCACATCGGCCGCACCCTCCTGGCCGCTCGCAAAGCCGCGAACGCCGCCGACATCGACTGTGAACTGATCGTCGTCGACAACGGTTCCACTGATGACGGGCCACAGATCGCCCGCGCATTCGGTGCACAGGTGCTGGTGCTGCCCGGCCTGCTGATCGGCGCTTTGCGCAATCGTGGCGCAACCGTTGCCAGCGGTGAATGGCTGGCGTTCATTGATGCCGATATCGAAATGCCCGAAGACTGGCTGAGCGAACTGTTCGCTCTCGAAGCGCAGAATCAGGGCGACATTTTTGGCCTGGATCTGCACACCCCCGCCGCCGCGCCGTGGTACGCGACCGCCTGGCAACGGCGCATGTTGCGTCCATCAACGCACGCCAGTCGCACCGTGGACTGGCTGCCCAGCGCCAACCTGTTGATGCGCAAACGGTGGTTTGACGTCGTCGGCGGATTCAACGAAACCCTGCGCACCGGCGAAGACAAGGAATACACCTTGCGTCTGAGCACACAGGGCGCTCGGCTGCTGTCGACCAGTAACAGCATCGCCCTGCATTGGGGCTACGAAATGAACTGGCGCGAGTGGATGGGCAAAGAGCTTTGGCGCCAGGGCAGCCACCTGCAGTTGTTGCGCACCCATGGCATGAGCCTGCGCCTGCTGCGTTTTCCGCTGCTGTCGTTGCTGGTCTGGATGACGGATTTTCTACTGATCGTTGCCTTGCTCGCCGGCCTCGCGCAGCTCGCGGTGATCCTGCTGGTGCTGACCCTGCTGCCGAGTCTGGCGCTCAGCGTGCGGCAGAGTATCAAGCACCACAATGCTCGCCTCACCTTGCAGCTTTGGGGTCTGCACTGGTTACGCCTGCACCTGCCCAGCGCGGCACTTGTTCTCAGTCTGTGTCATTGGAACGCCAGGAGGCCCGCCCGTGGCTGA